From one Chryseobacterium sp. 3008163 genomic stretch:
- a CDS encoding PH domain-containing protein, whose translation MFKKLAAEALGLGDIGKIIPSQDYDKVDSDDYILSEDNEKIFFLIKSKRDEYCFTNRALIHIDGASALDRKRILRRYEYYQFPFSNVVLQTAGTIDLDVEISFNIGNVPLMISVAKGQVDQLKDLYKALLAIQQEVHHNHSLLNFSNDSIQKAIGSVASGKQENVSKSQELKAINEYIFAWNTNSFDRYNQKDFSRIFEKYINN comes from the coding sequence ATGTTTAAAAAATTAGCTGCTGAAGCTTTAGGATTGGGGGATATTGGGAAAATCATTCCGTCTCAGGATTATGACAAAGTAGACTCTGACGATTATATTTTATCTGAAGATAATGAGAAGATTTTCTTTTTGATTAAATCTAAAAGAGATGAATATTGCTTTACCAATAGAGCCTTGATTCACATCGATGGAGCAAGTGCGCTTGACAGAAAAAGAATTCTGAGAAGATATGAATACTATCAATTTCCTTTCTCGAACGTAGTTTTGCAGACTGCAGGAACGATTGATCTGGATGTCGAAATTTCATTTAATATTGGAAATGTTCCTTTGATGATCAGCGTGGCAAAAGGTCAGGTTGATCAGTTGAAAGATTTGTATAAAGCACTTTTGGCAATTCAGCAGGAAGTTCACCATAATCATTCTTTGTTGAATTTTTCTAATGACAGCATCCAGAAAGCTATTGGAAGTGTTGCTTCCGGAAAACAGGAAAATGTATCAAAAAGCCAGGAATTAAAGGCTATCAACGAATATATTTTCGCATGGAACACCAATAGTTTCGACAGATATAATCAAAAAGATTTCTCAAGAATTTTTGAAAAATATATTAATAATTAG